The following proteins are encoded in a genomic region of Camarhynchus parvulus chromosome 4A, STF_HiC, whole genome shotgun sequence:
- the LOC115914836 gene encoding leucine-rich repeat and calponin homology domain-containing protein 2-like: MAAGQGGGGGNNGSGSGSGTAAGSGAAGLGIPAHLTLSFSSGPHSGAAALPQSHTVRSLERALEEAGSSGILCLSGRKLRDFPGSGCDLSDTTQAGHLRRGYREAPPLGTVSLGEPAKKHNEAEPVGQGYLLMKISGW, from the exons ATGGCGGCCGGGCaggggggcggcggcggcaaCAACGGCAGCGGCAGCGGGAGCGGGACGGCGGCCGGGAGCGGAGCGGCGGGGCTCGGCATCCCCGCGCACCTGACTCTCTCCTTCTCGTCCGGGCCGCACTCGGGCGCGGCAGCTCTGCCGCAGTCGCACACGGTGCGCAGCCTGGAGCGGGCCCTGGAGGAGGCGGGCAGCTCGGGCATCCTGTGCCTGAGCGGGAGGAAGCTGCGCGACTTCCCCGGCAGCGGCTGCGACCTGAGCGACACCACGCAAGCAG GGCACCTCAGGCGTGGCTACCGAGAAGCTCCTCCTTTG gGAACTGTGAGCCTGGGGGAGCCTGCCAAGAAACACAATGAAGCTGAGCCAGTTGGCCAAGG CTACCTGTTGATGAAGATCTCTGGTTGGTGA
- the LOC115915023 gene encoding UAP56-interacting factor-like isoform X1: MEAAGPQPAPGPAAGPQPGAEEIDMSLDDIIKRHRKEQPDASAVGDSRRQQVKNRSSASGYGRPRYRAWKQRNLQGPQRFRRGFGQQQFNRRQFRNALPGGKRRAAAAFQGVSPLNRQDLAQEGIKKSNAFAKSSGGQQEEQPQPSASPKRFRTDAASIRAPGRSRPFLLNRGPAFQQKRMQQWFSKARFQRWQMDSQGEGKPPRMRRWQVKPSPGAILTVSVLNPQAGQPSLPGSKPPFLRSQRAPARVAKPQPRGVLLRFNFRAMANQVEDCRRHRRHLAPCSSPATELLTSHSGFWGCQLGLSNTAWEESPVAVLARLLTKLKALEKTVQQLQTQPSYPHSDGLSWPVRVLAWSREVLLMSSPGQRGLFHCQCFPFLRDMWHFWALLALCFGALLGVTFYTEVWSKSPGAAEKSCSTFFIAGVSCLDGLVLPDALCSNAICLLLFLPRMPCVLGLGAAWRFSSCTQSVELPVSVC; the protein is encoded by the exons AtggaggcggcggggccgcagCCCGCACCGggccccgcggcggggccgcagCCGGGCGCCGAGGAGATCGACATGTCCCTGG ATGACATCATAAAACGGCACAGGAAAGAGCAGCCAGATGCCAGCGCCGTGGGCgacagcagaaggcagcaggtcAAGAACAGGAGCTCAGCCTCCGGCTATGGGCGGCCCCGATACCGAGCCTGGAAGCAGAGGAATTTGCAAG GACCTCAGCGTTTCAGAAGAGGCTTTGGACAGCAGCAGTTCAATCGGAGGCAGTTCAGGAATGCTCTGCCTGGTGGCAagagaagagcagctgctgcattccAAGGAGTGAGCCCTTTGAACCGCCAGGACTTGGCTCAGGAG GGCATCAAGAAGAGCAATGCTTTTGCCAAAAGCAgtggtgggcagcaggaggaacagCCACAGCCATCTGCAAGCCCCAAGAGATTCAGAACAGATGCTGCCAGCATCCGTGCCCCAGGGAGAAG CAGGCCTTTCCTGCTGAACAGGGGACCAGCGTTCCAGCAGAAGCGGATGCAGCAGTGGTTCTCCAAAGCTCGCTTCCAGAGATGG cAGATGGATTCTCAAGGAGAAGGGAAACCGCCAAGGATGAGAAG GTGGCAAGTGAAACCCAGCCCGGGAGCAATTCTGACGGTTTCTGTGCTTAATCCCCAGGcaggccagcccagcct GCCTGGATCCAAGCCGCCATTCCTGCGAAGCCAGAGAGCCCCAGCACGGGTGGccaagccccagcccaggggggtGCTGCTGAGGTTCAACTTCCGCGCCATGGCCAACCAGGTAGAGGATTGTCGACGGCACAGGAGGCAcctggctccctgcagcagccctgccactgAGCTCTTAACGTCACACTCAGGTTTctggggctgccagctgggTTTGTCTAACACAGCCTGGGAGGAAAGTCCCGTAGCTGTGTTGGCCAGGTTGCTCACAAAACTGAAGGCACTTGAAAAGACTGTTCAGCAACTACAGACTCAGCCCAGTTATCCCCACTCTGATGGCCTGTCTTGGCCTGTCCGTGTGCTTgcttggagcagggaggtcCTGCTGATGAGTAGTCCTGGCCAGAGGGGACTGTTTCACTGTCAGTGCTTCCCATTCCTCAGAGACATGTGGCACTTCTGGGCTTTGCTCGCTCTTTGCTTTGGTGCCCTTCTTGGTGTCACATTTTACACTGAAGTATGGTCCAagagccctggggcagcagagaaATCCTGCTCCACCTTCTTCATTGCCGGCGTTTCTTGTCTGGACGGTTTGGTTTTACCTGATGCCTTGTGCTCAAATGCCATCTGCTTGCTCCTGTTCTTGCCGAGGATGCCCtgtgtcctggggctgggagctgcttggaGGTTTTCCAGCTGCACACAGTCTGTCGAGCTCCCTGTCTCTGTGTGCTGA
- the LOC115915023 gene encoding UAP56-interacting factor-like isoform X2 codes for MEAAGPQPAPGPAAGPQPGAEEIDMSLDDIIKRHRKEQPDASAVGDSRRQQVKNRSSASGYGRPRYRAWKQRNLQGPQRFRRGFGQQQFNRRQFRNALPGGKRRAAAAFQGVSPLNRQDLAQEGIKKSNAFAKSSGGQQEEQPQPSASPKRFRTDAASIRAPGRRPFLLNRGPAFQQKRMQQWFSKARFQRWQMDSQGEGKPPRMRRWQVKPSPGAILTVSVLNPQAGQPSLPGSKPPFLRSQRAPARVAKPQPRGVLLRFNFRAMANQVEDCRRHRRHLAPCSSPATELLTSHSGFWGCQLGLSNTAWEESPVAVLARLLTKLKALEKTVQQLQTQPSYPHSDGLSWPVRVLAWSREVLLMSSPGQRGLFHCQCFPFLRDMWHFWALLALCFGALLGVTFYTEVWSKSPGAAEKSCSTFFIAGVSCLDGLVLPDALCSNAICLLLFLPRMPCVLGLGAAWRFSSCTQSVELPVSVC; via the exons AtggaggcggcggggccgcagCCCGCACCGggccccgcggcggggccgcagCCGGGCGCCGAGGAGATCGACATGTCCCTGG ATGACATCATAAAACGGCACAGGAAAGAGCAGCCAGATGCCAGCGCCGTGGGCgacagcagaaggcagcaggtcAAGAACAGGAGCTCAGCCTCCGGCTATGGGCGGCCCCGATACCGAGCCTGGAAGCAGAGGAATTTGCAAG GACCTCAGCGTTTCAGAAGAGGCTTTGGACAGCAGCAGTTCAATCGGAGGCAGTTCAGGAATGCTCTGCCTGGTGGCAagagaagagcagctgctgcattccAAGGAGTGAGCCCTTTGAACCGCCAGGACTTGGCTCAGGAG GGCATCAAGAAGAGCAATGCTTTTGCCAAAAGCAgtggtgggcagcaggaggaacagCCACAGCCATCTGCAAGCCCCAAGAGATTCAGAACAGATGCTGCCAGCATCCGTGCCCCAGGGAGAAG GCCTTTCCTGCTGAACAGGGGACCAGCGTTCCAGCAGAAGCGGATGCAGCAGTGGTTCTCCAAAGCTCGCTTCCAGAGATGG cAGATGGATTCTCAAGGAGAAGGGAAACCGCCAAGGATGAGAAG GTGGCAAGTGAAACCCAGCCCGGGAGCAATTCTGACGGTTTCTGTGCTTAATCCCCAGGcaggccagcccagcct GCCTGGATCCAAGCCGCCATTCCTGCGAAGCCAGAGAGCCCCAGCACGGGTGGccaagccccagcccaggggggtGCTGCTGAGGTTCAACTTCCGCGCCATGGCCAACCAGGTAGAGGATTGTCGACGGCACAGGAGGCAcctggctccctgcagcagccctgccactgAGCTCTTAACGTCACACTCAGGTTTctggggctgccagctgggTTTGTCTAACACAGCCTGGGAGGAAAGTCCCGTAGCTGTGTTGGCCAGGTTGCTCACAAAACTGAAGGCACTTGAAAAGACTGTTCAGCAACTACAGACTCAGCCCAGTTATCCCCACTCTGATGGCCTGTCTTGGCCTGTCCGTGTGCTTgcttggagcagggaggtcCTGCTGATGAGTAGTCCTGGCCAGAGGGGACTGTTTCACTGTCAGTGCTTCCCATTCCTCAGAGACATGTGGCACTTCTGGGCTTTGCTCGCTCTTTGCTTTGGTGCCCTTCTTGGTGTCACATTTTACACTGAAGTATGGTCCAagagccctggggcagcagagaaATCCTGCTCCACCTTCTTCATTGCCGGCGTTTCTTGTCTGGACGGTTTGGTTTTACCTGATGCCTTGTGCTCAAATGCCATCTGCTTGCTCCTGTTCTTGCCGAGGATGCCCtgtgtcctggggctgggagctgcttggaGGTTTTCCAGCTGCACACAGTCTGTCGAGCTCCCTGTCTCTGTGTGCTGA
- the LOC115915023 gene encoding UAP56-interacting factor-like isoform X3, giving the protein MEAAGPQPAPGPAAGPQPGAEEIDMSLDDIIKRHRKEQPDASAVGDSRRQQVKNRSSASGYGRPRYRAWKQRNLQGPQRFRRGFGQQQFNRRQFRNALPGGKRRAAAAFQGVSPLNRQDLAQEGIKKSNAFAKSSGGQQEEQPQPSASPKRFRTDAASIRAPGRSRPFLLNRGPAFQQKRMQQWFSKARFQRWMDSQGEGKPPRMRRWQVKPSPGAILTVSVLNPQAGQPSLPGSKPPFLRSQRAPARVAKPQPRGVLLRFNFRAMANQVEDCRRHRRHLAPCSSPATELLTSHSGFWGCQLGLSNTAWEESPVAVLARLLTKLKALEKTVQQLQTQPSYPHSDGLSWPVRVLAWSREVLLMSSPGQRGLFHCQCFPFLRDMWHFWALLALCFGALLGVTFYTEVWSKSPGAAEKSCSTFFIAGVSCLDGLVLPDALCSNAICLLLFLPRMPCVLGLGAAWRFSSCTQSVELPVSVC; this is encoded by the exons AtggaggcggcggggccgcagCCCGCACCGggccccgcggcggggccgcagCCGGGCGCCGAGGAGATCGACATGTCCCTGG ATGACATCATAAAACGGCACAGGAAAGAGCAGCCAGATGCCAGCGCCGTGGGCgacagcagaaggcagcaggtcAAGAACAGGAGCTCAGCCTCCGGCTATGGGCGGCCCCGATACCGAGCCTGGAAGCAGAGGAATTTGCAAG GACCTCAGCGTTTCAGAAGAGGCTTTGGACAGCAGCAGTTCAATCGGAGGCAGTTCAGGAATGCTCTGCCTGGTGGCAagagaagagcagctgctgcattccAAGGAGTGAGCCCTTTGAACCGCCAGGACTTGGCTCAGGAG GGCATCAAGAAGAGCAATGCTTTTGCCAAAAGCAgtggtgggcagcaggaggaacagCCACAGCCATCTGCAAGCCCCAAGAGATTCAGAACAGATGCTGCCAGCATCCGTGCCCCAGGGAGAAG CAGGCCTTTCCTGCTGAACAGGGGACCAGCGTTCCAGCAGAAGCGGATGCAGCAGTGGTTCTCCAAAGCTCGCTTCCAGAGATGG ATGGATTCTCAAGGAGAAGGGAAACCGCCAAGGATGAGAAG GTGGCAAGTGAAACCCAGCCCGGGAGCAATTCTGACGGTTTCTGTGCTTAATCCCCAGGcaggccagcccagcct GCCTGGATCCAAGCCGCCATTCCTGCGAAGCCAGAGAGCCCCAGCACGGGTGGccaagccccagcccaggggggtGCTGCTGAGGTTCAACTTCCGCGCCATGGCCAACCAGGTAGAGGATTGTCGACGGCACAGGAGGCAcctggctccctgcagcagccctgccactgAGCTCTTAACGTCACACTCAGGTTTctggggctgccagctgggTTTGTCTAACACAGCCTGGGAGGAAAGTCCCGTAGCTGTGTTGGCCAGGTTGCTCACAAAACTGAAGGCACTTGAAAAGACTGTTCAGCAACTACAGACTCAGCCCAGTTATCCCCACTCTGATGGCCTGTCTTGGCCTGTCCGTGTGCTTgcttggagcagggaggtcCTGCTGATGAGTAGTCCTGGCCAGAGGGGACTGTTTCACTGTCAGTGCTTCCCATTCCTCAGAGACATGTGGCACTTCTGGGCTTTGCTCGCTCTTTGCTTTGGTGCCCTTCTTGGTGTCACATTTTACACTGAAGTATGGTCCAagagccctggggcagcagagaaATCCTGCTCCACCTTCTTCATTGCCGGCGTTTCTTGTCTGGACGGTTTGGTTTTACCTGATGCCTTGTGCTCAAATGCCATCTGCTTGCTCCTGTTCTTGCCGAGGATGCCCtgtgtcctggggctgggagctgcttggaGGTTTTCCAGCTGCACACAGTCTGTCGAGCTCCCTGTCTCTGTGTGCTGA
- the LOC115915023 gene encoding UAP56-interacting factor-like isoform X5, whose protein sequence is MEAAGPQPAPGPAAGPQPGAEEIDMSLDDIIKRHRKEQPDASAVGDSRRQQVKNRSSASGYGRPRYRAWKQRNLQGPQRFRRGFGQQQFNRRQFRNALPGGKRRAAAAFQGVSPLNRQDLAQEGIKKSNAFAKSSGGQQEEQPQPSASPKRFRTDAASIRAPGRRPFLLNRGPAFQQKRMQQWFSKARFQRWQMDSQGEGKPPRMRRWQVKPSPGAILTVSVLNPQAGQPSLPGSKPPFLRSQRAPARVAKPQPRGVLLRFNFRAMANQTSLTLDERFSGLRNKRRFTAARSARRTVTMP, encoded by the exons AtggaggcggcggggccgcagCCCGCACCGggccccgcggcggggccgcagCCGGGCGCCGAGGAGATCGACATGTCCCTGG ATGACATCATAAAACGGCACAGGAAAGAGCAGCCAGATGCCAGCGCCGTGGGCgacagcagaaggcagcaggtcAAGAACAGGAGCTCAGCCTCCGGCTATGGGCGGCCCCGATACCGAGCCTGGAAGCAGAGGAATTTGCAAG GACCTCAGCGTTTCAGAAGAGGCTTTGGACAGCAGCAGTTCAATCGGAGGCAGTTCAGGAATGCTCTGCCTGGTGGCAagagaagagcagctgctgcattccAAGGAGTGAGCCCTTTGAACCGCCAGGACTTGGCTCAGGAG GGCATCAAGAAGAGCAATGCTTTTGCCAAAAGCAgtggtgggcagcaggaggaacagCCACAGCCATCTGCAAGCCCCAAGAGATTCAGAACAGATGCTGCCAGCATCCGTGCCCCAGGGAGAAG GCCTTTCCTGCTGAACAGGGGACCAGCGTTCCAGCAGAAGCGGATGCAGCAGTGGTTCTCCAAAGCTCGCTTCCAGAGATGG cAGATGGATTCTCAAGGAGAAGGGAAACCGCCAAGGATGAGAAG GTGGCAAGTGAAACCCAGCCCGGGAGCAATTCTGACGGTTTCTGTGCTTAATCCCCAGGcaggccagcccagcct GCCTGGATCCAAGCCGCCATTCCTGCGAAGCCAGAGAGCCCCAGCACGGGTGGccaagccccagcccaggggggtGCTGCTGAGGTTCAACTTCCGCGCCATGGCCAACCAG ACCAGCCTGACTCTGGATGAGAGGTTCTCTGGTCTGAGGAATAAGAGGCGCTTTACAGCGGCCAGGAGCGCCCGGCGGACGGTCACCATGCCTTAG
- the LOC115915023 gene encoding UAP56-interacting factor-like isoform X4 — translation MEAAGPQPAPGPAAGPQPGAEEIDMSLDDIIKRHRKEQPDASAVGDSRRQQVKNRSSASGYGRPRYRAWKQRNLQGPQRFRRGFGQQQFNRRQFRNALPGGKRRAAAAFQGVSPLNRQDLAQEGIKKSNAFAKSSGGQQEEQPQPSASPKRFRTDAASIRAPGRSRPFLLNRGPAFQQKRMQQWFSKARFQRWQMDSQGEGKPPRMRRWQVKPSPGAILTVSVLNPQAGQPSLPGSKPPFLRSQRAPARVAKPQPRGVLLRFNFRAMANQTSLTLDERFSGLRNKRRFTAARSARRTVTMP, via the exons AtggaggcggcggggccgcagCCCGCACCGggccccgcggcggggccgcagCCGGGCGCCGAGGAGATCGACATGTCCCTGG ATGACATCATAAAACGGCACAGGAAAGAGCAGCCAGATGCCAGCGCCGTGGGCgacagcagaaggcagcaggtcAAGAACAGGAGCTCAGCCTCCGGCTATGGGCGGCCCCGATACCGAGCCTGGAAGCAGAGGAATTTGCAAG GACCTCAGCGTTTCAGAAGAGGCTTTGGACAGCAGCAGTTCAATCGGAGGCAGTTCAGGAATGCTCTGCCTGGTGGCAagagaagagcagctgctgcattccAAGGAGTGAGCCCTTTGAACCGCCAGGACTTGGCTCAGGAG GGCATCAAGAAGAGCAATGCTTTTGCCAAAAGCAgtggtgggcagcaggaggaacagCCACAGCCATCTGCAAGCCCCAAGAGATTCAGAACAGATGCTGCCAGCATCCGTGCCCCAGGGAGAAG CAGGCCTTTCCTGCTGAACAGGGGACCAGCGTTCCAGCAGAAGCGGATGCAGCAGTGGTTCTCCAAAGCTCGCTTCCAGAGATGG cAGATGGATTCTCAAGGAGAAGGGAAACCGCCAAGGATGAGAAG GTGGCAAGTGAAACCCAGCCCGGGAGCAATTCTGACGGTTTCTGTGCTTAATCCCCAGGcaggccagcccagcct GCCTGGATCCAAGCCGCCATTCCTGCGAAGCCAGAGAGCCCCAGCACGGGTGGccaagccccagcccaggggggtGCTGCTGAGGTTCAACTTCCGCGCCATGGCCAACCAG ACCAGCCTGACTCTGGATGAGAGGTTCTCTGGTCTGAGGAATAAGAGGCGCTTTACAGCGGCCAGGAGCGCCCGGCGGACGGTCACCATGCCTTAG